The following coding sequences lie in one Synechococcus sp. PCC 7336 genomic window:
- a CDS encoding MerR family transcriptional regulator produces MVRKFTRQEVSNLTGMNSVNLSYWEKVGLVIPEKIGNPSCPILAYTGEQLLQLKLIQSLGERLPLPEIRRILNFLRDGDYEFSIVPTERDRVPQQISSDVLDRELLRDISYEELEALAECKLAPENQLLLDELLKKNEESDLSETEVAELDRLLEQADRLTLLRARARYTLEQINYTESKL; encoded by the coding sequence GTGGTTCGCAAATTTACCCGCCAGGAGGTCTCGAATCTCACGGGCATGAATTCTGTCAATCTCAGCTATTGGGAGAAGGTTGGCCTGGTTATACCAGAAAAAATCGGCAATCCTAGTTGCCCGATCTTGGCTTATACAGGCGAGCAGCTTCTACAACTCAAGCTCATCCAGAGTCTCGGAGAGCGGCTCCCTCTCCCAGAAATCCGACGGATCCTGAACTTCCTACGCGATGGGGACTATGAGTTTTCGATCGTGCCAACAGAGCGCGATCGAGTTCCACAACAGATAAGTAGTGACGTGCTAGATCGAGAATTGCTTCGAGATATCAGTTATGAAGAATTGGAAGCACTAGCAGAATGTAAACTAGCCCCTGAGAATCAGTTGCTTTTAGATGAACTTCTGAAGAAGAACGAAGAATCAGATCTTTCTGAGACTGAAGTTGCCGAACTAGATCGCTTGTTAGAACAAGCCGATCGTCTCACTCTGCTTAGAGCTCGTGCCAGATATACCTTAGAGCAAATAAACTACACAGAATCGAAGCTGTGA